One Elusimicrobiota bacterium genomic window, ACCACACCACCGTTTTTGCCAATTTGCCGCTGTTTCCGTCTTAAAATTGCTCTGACACCTTGAATCGCTGCAACGGTATTTGTGTTTTTTGTTACATTTTCAGAACGAATTTTTTCAGAAACATCTTTGTTGTCTACAAAAATTTTTAATTTGTCGTCAGTCTGAACAAGATTAATATCCGTTTTTTTAGCAAGTTGAATAATTTTTTCTTTGTTTCTTAAATCAATTTTGTGATTGAGTGCCTTCCAAGTAATCGCACGATACATCGCACCTGTGTCAATATAAAGATACCTGAGTTCTCTGGCAACGATTTTTGCTATCGTTGATTTCCCCGCACCCGCAGGACCATCAATCGCAACAATCGGTTTTTTCCTCATTTCTTAAATACTTTTTCAATTTCTTTTTTATCTCCGTAATAAAATATTCTGCATCATTTACAACTTTTTTTGCCTCTTCTTTTGTTATTTCTATTACATATTCATAATCTCCGTTACTTCTTTTTTCAAACGCATCTAACAATATTCTATGCAAGTTAGGTTCTATTTCTTTTGTTTTAGCAAAATATTCACCAAATGCTGAATGAACACCTGAATGTTTTGAGAACCTTAAATCCTTTGTGAGTAATAGTGCTTCTGCACAATAAAACATCGCATAATAACTTCTTGAAACGGATATGTCATAATTTCCTTTATTTAACTCATCGTTTGCTGACCTTATATTCCGTTCAGCTTTTTCTATTAGTTTTTTAATTTCATCTTGTTTGGTCATATAGACAAAAGCACTCCCTCCTTTAATACATTATGAACAAATATAGTTTTATAGTCCGCATCTACCCATTTTTTTTCTATTGGCATAACTGAAATTACCAAATTATATTTGAGGCAAATTGGTGCACGAATTTCACCTATCCGTTCAATCTCATCAAATC contains:
- the cmk gene encoding (d)CMP kinase, coding for MRKKPIVAIDGPAGAGKSTIAKIVARELRYLYIDTGAMYRAITWKALNHKIDLRNKEKIIQLAKKTDINLVQTDDKLKIFVDNKDVSEKIRSENVTKNTNTVAAIQGVRAILRRKQRQIGKNGGVVMEGRDITTAVFPDAEKKFYLDAKPKERALRRWKELKMKGQKVSLTKIAEAIRRRDYRDRNRGINPLRKAKDAIVIDSTNMLPYQVAEKILTEVQKSKE
- a CDS encoding HEPN domain-containing protein, translating into MTKQDEIKKLIEKAERNIRSANDELNKGNYDISVSRSYYAMFYCAEALLLTKDLRFSKHSGVHSAFGEYFAKTKEIEPNLHRILLDAFEKRSNGDYEYVIEITKEEAKKVVNDAEYFITEIKKKLKKYLRNEEKTDCCD